The following are encoded together in the Halobaculum limi genome:
- a CDS encoding winged helix-turn-helix transcriptional regulator produces the protein MDETGTHADGAAGRTDAPPAACPTTEDGDHPASDLLELLGRAHAIRTLYTVVHGGERRGAPWRFSELEAELDISPNTLSARLDEFEAAGLITRTQYEEIPPRVEYEATERARALDGVFRELRDWMDEFDDGW, from the coding sequence ATGGACGAGACAGGAACTCACGCGGACGGGGCCGCGGGCCGTACGGACGCCCCGCCGGCGGCGTGCCCGACGACCGAAGACGGCGACCACCCCGCCTCCGACCTCCTGGAGTTGCTAGGTCGGGCACACGCGATCCGAACGCTGTACACCGTCGTCCACGGCGGCGAGCGGCGAGGAGCGCCGTGGCGCTTCTCGGAGTTGGAGGCAGAACTCGACATCTCGCCGAACACGCTCTCGGCCCGCCTCGACGAGTTCGAAGCAGCGGGGCTGATCACCCGGACGCAGTACGAGGAGATTCCCCCGCGGGTCGAGTACGAGGCCACCGAACGGGCACGCGCACTCGACGGGGTGTTCCGCGAACTGCGCGACTGGATGGACGAGTTCGACGACGGGTGGTAG
- a CDS encoding NifU family protein: protein MSAQGLERRTANYLSNHVPQIQQHGGHFEIEDVNEETGEVTVAIGGACSGCGIAPMTIKAIERRLPEDLDEVTSVTVRRAGGPRAAVMPNKTDEMEEMNEYEDYSPPF, encoded by the coding sequence ATGAGTGCACAAGGGCTCGAACGGCGAACGGCGAACTACCTGAGCAACCACGTCCCGCAGATCCAGCAACACGGCGGCCACTTCGAGATCGAAGATGTGAACGAAGAGACCGGTGAGGTCACCGTGGCCATCGGCGGCGCGTGTTCTGGTTGTGGCATCGCGCCGATGACGATCAAGGCCATCGAGCGTCGTCTTCCCGAAGACCTCGACGAGGTGACATCGGTAACGGTCCGCCGCGCGGGCGGCCCGCGAGCGGCGGTGATGCCGAACAAGACGGACGAGATGGAAGAGATGAACGAGTACGAGGACTACTCGCCGCCGTTCTAA
- a CDS encoding ubiquinol-cytochrome c reductase iron-sulfur subunit, giving the protein MDEDKYPSESGRRRFVKGVLGGAVLVGFGATGSAVVNSATSPQGAGGGITQYFGNTLVDGPAPRGMPQVPIRIDDEGFIRGIWPTVTEIQQGGRTVAVAEMELGGVTYSSEWFQYCGVQNAEGVVPDADQDDFLRYTNNPPYEWQETNVTPGDRVNISDFDDYETWGNNIGEAGLGKPAVAEWRSQDVEQPLPVQIIRSPVVERLAADDEWLAASTQDGVIAFLNKCTHFCCVPGYKTTEQSARFGASDLVYCPCHQSVYDPFTIEQQTFVAFPRPEE; this is encoded by the coding sequence ATGGACGAAGACAAGTACCCCAGTGAGTCGGGGCGACGACGGTTCGTGAAGGGCGTGTTGGGCGGCGCGGTACTGGTAGGGTTCGGAGCCACCGGCAGCGCCGTCGTCAACTCGGCGACCAGTCCACAGGGGGCTGGCGGCGGCATCACGCAGTATTTCGGCAACACGTTGGTCGACGGCCCCGCCCCGCGCGGGATGCCACAGGTTCCGATCCGAATCGACGACGAGGGATTCATCCGCGGCATCTGGCCCACGGTCACTGAGATTCAGCAGGGTGGACGCACGGTTGCGGTCGCAGAGATGGAACTCGGCGGTGTTACCTACTCTAGCGAGTGGTTCCAGTACTGCGGTGTGCAGAATGCCGAGGGTGTCGTCCCGGACGCCGACCAAGACGACTTCCTCAGGTACACGAACAACCCCCCGTACGAATGGCAAGAGACCAACGTGACCCCTGGAGACCGAGTCAATATCTCCGATTTCGACGATTACGAGACGTGGGGCAATAATATCGGGGAGGCAGGCCTCGGTAAACCCGCCGTCGCAGAGTGGCGCTCACAGGATGTCGAACAGCCGTTACCAGTGCAGATCATTCGAAGCCCGGTCGTCGAACGACTGGCCGCAGACGACGAGTGGCTGGCGGCGAGCACGCAAGACGGCGTCATCGCGTTCCTCAACAAATGTACGCACTTCTGTTGTGTCCCCGGGTACAAAACGACCGAACAGAGCGCCCGGTTTGGCGCGAGCGATCTCGTGTACTGTCCGTGTCACCAGTCGGTGTACGACCCGTTCACCATCGAACAGCAGACGTTCGTCGCGTTTCCCCGGCCCGAAGAGTGA
- a CDS encoding NAD(P)-dependent oxidoreductase, which yields MTPSDGTLMVIGSRDVLGAVRITILGSTGRTGLPLVDRALDAGHDVVAFARTPSKLGDRRDHERLTVVAGDVTDADAVAEAVAGADAVVSVLGHAEGAPDDLLTVAGDHAIAAMRDHGVDRYVTLVGAGVRTTRDPGQSLGGRVMNAALRLFAGTVLEDARRHVDHVTDTDLDWTVVRPPRLTEGPYTGEIEAGYLRLGVGDSLSRENLAAFVLSCVEDDEWVRELPMVTER from the coding sequence GTGACTCCGAGTGACGGGACGTTGATGGTTATTGGCTCTCGCGACGTACTCGGTGCTGTGCGAATTACGATCCTCGGCTCGACTGGCAGAACCGGCCTCCCACTCGTCGACCGGGCGCTCGACGCCGGCCACGACGTGGTCGCGTTCGCCCGAACGCCCTCGAAACTCGGCGACCGCCGCGACCACGAGCGACTCACGGTGGTCGCGGGTGACGTCACCGATGCCGACGCCGTCGCGGAAGCGGTCGCGGGCGCGGACGCGGTCGTCTCCGTCCTCGGCCACGCCGAGGGGGCACCCGACGACCTGCTGACAGTCGCGGGCGACCACGCGATCGCGGCGATGCGTGACCACGGTGTCGACCGCTACGTCACGCTGGTCGGCGCAGGGGTCAGGACCACGCGCGACCCCGGCCAGTCGCTCGGCGGGCGGGTGATGAACGCGGCGTTGCGCCTGTTCGCTGGCACCGTTCTCGAAGATGCGAGACGCCACGTCGACCACGTCACCGACACCGACCTCGACTGGACCGTCGTTCGCCCCCCACGACTCACCGAGGGGCCGTACACTGGGGAGATAGAAGCCGGATACCTCCGTTTGGGCGTGGGGGATTCGCTCTCCCGCGAGAACCTCGCGGCGTTCGTCCTCTCGTGTGTCGAGGACGACGAGTGGGTCCGTGAACTCCCGATGGTTACCGAGCGATGA